Proteins encoded within one genomic window of Crocosphaera sp. UHCC 0190:
- a CDS encoding phosphomannose isomerase type II C-terminal cupin domain yields the protein MSKEKDSHPSEFIRTPPWGTVTMLEEGPRYRINRIEVKPGQHISTQMHYHRSEHWIVVSGTARVIFDGQEHLLKQKESTYVPMNTRHRLENPGVIPLVMIEVQNGEYLGDDDIIRFPEEDRKS from the coding sequence ATGAGTAAGGAAAAAGATTCTCATCCTAGTGAATTCATTCGTACTCCTCCTTGGGGAACGGTAACAATGTTAGAAGAAGGGCCCCGTTATCGCATTAATCGCATTGAGGTGAAACCAGGGCAGCATATTAGTACCCAAATGCACTATCATCGTAGTGAACATTGGATAGTCGTTTCAGGAACAGCTAGGGTGATTTTTGATGGCCAAGAACACCTTCTCAAGCAAAAAGAATCGACCTATGTCCCCATGAATACTCGTCATCGCTTAGAAAATCCTGGGGTGATTCCTTTGGTGATGATTGAGGTGCAAAACGGGGAATATCTAGGGGATGATGATATCATTCGGTTTCCGGAAGAGGATAGGAAAAGTTAG